A genomic stretch from Vicia villosa cultivar HV-30 ecotype Madison, WI unplaced genomic scaffold, Vvil1.0 ctg.003413F_1_1, whole genome shotgun sequence includes:
- the LOC131640943 gene encoding uncharacterized protein LOC131640943, with protein sequence MVNLSEDCGNRKSVDFRKVFVRGKCVSFSPSVINNFLVRTNEAQPGLEVTDNKVCQVITTKQVKSWPLKEKLTASKLSIKYAMLHKIEAANWVPTNHKSTISTVLGRFLYDVGTKAKFDYGTYIFDQTMKHARSFSVKGPIAFPSLLCGIIQTQYPNILNEHDVGTHVPDIVMTSAETSKSGASASKAKVIAMLKETCKELEARKISLEKMISTLEMDENVDFADAVEMADEDE encoded by the exons ATGGTGAACTTATCTGAAGATTGTGGAAACAGAAAGAGTGTGGACTTCAGAAAAGTGTTTGTGAGAGGTAAGTGTGTTTCTTTCTCTCCTTCTGTGATTAATAACTTCTTGGTAAGAACAAATGAAGCTCAACCTGGGCTTGAAGTGACAGACAACAAGGTTTGTCAAGTGATCACAACCAAGCAGGTAAAAAGCTGGCCCTTAAAAGAGAAACTAACTGCAAGTAAGCTGAGCATCAAGTATGCAATGCTTCACAAGATAGAAGCAGCTAATTGGGTACCAACAAATCACAAGTCCACTATTTCAACTGTTCTTGGCAGATTTTTGTATGATGTAGGAACAAAGGCAAAGTTTGACTATGGAACATATATTTTTGACCAAACTATGAAGCATGCTAGAAGCTTCAGTGTTAAGGGTCCAATTGCCTTTCCATCCCTCCTGTGTGGCATAATTCAGACTCAGTATCCCAACATTCTCAATGAACATGATGTA GGTACGCATGTTCCAGACATTGTCATGACATCGGCTGAAACATCCAAGTCTGGAGCATCAGCCAGCAAAGCAAAAGTCATAGCAATGTTAAAAGAGACCTGCAAAGAGCTGGAAGCTAGGAAGATATCCCTTGAAAAGATGATAAGCACTCTGGAAATGGATGAGAATGTGGATTTTGCAGATGCTGTAGAGATGGCAGATGAAGATGAATAA
- the LOC131640944 gene encoding uncharacterized protein LOC131640944, producing the protein MGEYFLGFLNIHDLKLPSLSMHIKLPRSPILLQTANILVGPSRYLLRLNCSDSSHKCDTSYISKSFKMSQQSCDASPVSDSATPDESSNPNRSLEVVPLRTISSDDVKATKPKTAHAKRPKEGIHNKGAKPSTSNTIEELNKEGTRYVDKAITRIVTRILKENHQNTSKAEVAHTSGCDPTEEEIINNGQGGAENTNVTEDVNDIEENKHTKVNTETGTNVVDLDEYSDNELLASLNPSVANRMMTRRKAKAISQSSPEKNVEAKSTVKDSVKKKSNSAGPIKSRAVAKSVGVSPSNSWSKVVPKKRKEREIVEYESDVEWDVPNIPSRKKPTTSKLAASIPEIPIDNVSSHYASSASRWKYVLQKRLAVERELAPNALENKES; encoded by the exons ATGGGGGAATACTTTTTGGGCTTTTTAAATATCCACGATTTGAAACTTCCCTCACTCAGTATGCATATAAAGCTCCCTCGCTCTCCTATTCTTCTACAAACGGCAAACATCCTTGTTGGTCCTTCTCGCTACTTATTAAGGTTGAACTGCTCGGATTCTTCTCACAAGTGTGACACAAGTTATATCTCAAAGAGTTTCAAAATGTCTCAGCAATCGTGTGATGCATCTCCCGTATCTGACTCGGCAACACCGGATGAGTCCTCTAACCCTAATAGGAGTCTGGAGGTTGTACCTTTAAGGACGATTAGTAGTGATGATGTAAAGGCCACAAAGCCTAAAACAGCACATGCAAAACGACCCAAGGAGGGTATTCATAACAAGGGCGCCAAACCTTCTACATCTAATACCATAGAGGAACTTAATAAAGAAGGAACCAGATATGTCGATAAAGCAATTACCAGAATTGTTACACGCATTCTGAAGGAAAACCATCAA AACACCAGTAAGGCTGAAGTTGCTCACACCTCTGGTTGTGACCCAACTGAAGAGGAGATCATTAATAATGGACAAGGAGGTGCTGAGAATACCAATGTTACTGAGGATGTCAATGACATTGAAGAGAATAAGCACACTAAGGTCAATACTGAAACAGGTACCAATGTGGTAGACTTAGATGAGTATTCTGACAACGAGTTACTTGCCTCATTAAATCCGAGTGTAGCCAACAGGATGATGACTAGAAGAAAAGCCAAAGCTATTTCCCAAAGTTCCCCTGAAAAGAATGTAGAAGCTAAGAGCACTGTTAAAGACTCTGTCAAGAAGAAGAGTAATTCTGCTGGTCCTATCAAGAGCAGAGCTGTGGCTAAGAGTGTAGGGGTTAGTCCCTCAAATTCCTGGAGCAAGGTTGttccaaagaaaagaaaggagagGGAAATTGTTGAATATGAGTCTGATGTTGAATGGGATGTCCCTAACATTCCATCAAGGAAGAAGCCTACAACAAGCAAGCTTGCTGCAAGTATTCCTGAAATACCTATTGATAATGTGTCATCCCACTATGCCTCTAGTGCCAGCAGGTGGAAATATGTGCTCCAAAAGAGACTGGCTGTTGAAAGGGAGTTGGCTCCAAATGCTCTTGAGAACAAGGAATCTTAG